In Methanococcoides sp. AM1, one genomic interval encodes:
- a CDS encoding C15orf41 family protein: protein MDKRTYLQIYENVNDPENIDGLAMKFNEPAGVIAAILNQKVVSKVKRKMHGLQSKSRNYLYLWNKGISIIVLAKDNEVPATLMASVIIKELGYSKKYILKHLDSLEDKRLAREIGEAINEDHFFSPEAHKAQSIRGQMGEEIIEKWLKYKELGYSTEEDLREIGMQKTPDFLLDEPIYVDDVEILWIESKAMFGDEREHAHYLKKQFQYYERDYGTGMVIYWYGHLDSVTMDGNIIRDHRFYRGSTPEINMDIEELLNSSI, encoded by the coding sequence ATGGATAAAAGAACATATCTCCAGATATATGAAAATGTAAATGATCCGGAAAACATCGATGGTCTGGCGATGAAGTTCAATGAGCCTGCAGGAGTTATTGCTGCAATACTTAACCAAAAAGTAGTCTCGAAGGTCAAGAGGAAGATGCATGGTCTCCAGAGCAAGAGCAGGAACTATCTCTACTTATGGAACAAAGGCATAAGCATAATTGTGCTGGCAAAGGACAACGAAGTTCCAGCTACCCTCATGGCTTCTGTGATCATCAAGGAACTTGGCTATTCTAAAAAATATATCCTGAAACACCTCGATTCACTGGAAGATAAGCGTCTGGCCAGAGAGATAGGCGAAGCGATCAATGAGGACCATTTCTTTTCCCCTGAAGCACACAAGGCCCAGTCCATCAGAGGTCAAATGGGAGAGGAAATTATTGAAAAATGGCTTAAGTACAAGGAACTTGGCTACAGCACCGAAGAGGACCTGAGAGAAATAGGAATGCAAAAGACCCCGGATTTCCTGCTGGATGAGCCGATCTACGTTGATGATGTAGAGATCCTCTGGATAGAGAGCAAAGCAATGTTCGGGGATGAAAGGGAGCATGCCCATTATCTTAAAAAACAATTCCAGTATTACGAAAGGGATTATGGTACAGGAATGGTGATATATTGGTATGGCCACCTTGATAGCGTCACAATGGATGGGAATATAATACGTGACCACCGTTTTTATAGGGGTTCCACCCCTGAGATCAATATGGACATTGAAGAACTGTTAAATTCGAGCATTTAA
- a CDS encoding endonuclease III domain-containing protein, with translation MQNELVSDIYETLLGMNGHLQWWPADTPFEVVVGTILTQQTKWTNVEKAITALKRSDLIEPEQLANADVEHIEELVRCCGFYHQKARRLKEIAQFFATRGIDNIFQLPTDELRELMLSLNGVGNETADSIVLYAADKPKFVIDAYTTRIMKCIGIEGSYMQLQKLFETELPSDVPLYKEYHALIVEYAKNYCGKKQCDDCVLLHSFKDKEVKNG, from the coding sequence ATGCAAAACGAATTGGTCAGTGATATCTACGAGACGCTTCTCGGGATGAACGGTCATCTTCAATGGTGGCCCGCTGATACACCTTTTGAGGTAGTGGTCGGTACAATACTGACACAACAGACAAAATGGACAAATGTTGAGAAGGCGATAACTGCTCTTAAAAGGTCCGATCTGATAGAACCTGAACAACTGGCAAATGCAGATGTAGAGCATATTGAAGAACTTGTCAGATGCTGTGGTTTCTACCACCAGAAAGCAAGACGCCTTAAAGAAATTGCACAGTTCTTTGCTACAAGAGGAATAGATAACATATTCCAGTTGCCCACGGATGAGCTGAGAGAACTTATGCTTTCCCTGAACGGAGTGGGAAACGAAACCGCAGACAGTATTGTTCTCTATGCTGCGGATAAGCCGAAGTTCGTTATCGATGCCTACACCACCCGCATCATGAAATGCATCGGAATTGAAGGCAGTTATATGCAACTTCAAAAACTGTTCGAGACAGAACTTCCGTCAGATGTGCCACTATACAAAGAATACCATGCCTTGATAGTAGAATATGCCAAGAACTACTGTGGAAAGAAACAATGTGATGATTGTGTTCTCCTGCATAGCTTCAAAGACAAAGAGGTAAAGAATGGATAA
- a CDS encoding ribose-phosphate diphosphokinase produces MKIIAGPASQLLASRVARELNMEPSLCEFNRFPDGEVYTRVLEDIVDDVTIIQSTPTDSDLISLLQLIDACEDAPTITVVIPYMGYARQDRIFKSGEAISARAIARTIKADRVITVNIHEKSVLEHFSADSFDLDASHLLGNYIRSLNLENPLIVSPDAGAIALAESASEDVGIEYDYLEKTRLSGDTVTIKTKNIDVTGRDVILIDDMIATGGTMAESIKLLRSQGAKDVYIACVHPVLTKNGVLRLYNAGVHEVIATDTLEKAQSHISVAPLIADFLKKL; encoded by the coding sequence TTGAAAATCATAGCAGGACCTGCATCACAGTTGCTCGCATCACGGGTTGCAAGAGAACTAAATATGGAACCGTCACTTTGCGAGTTCAACCGTTTCCCCGATGGAGAGGTTTACACAAGAGTACTTGAAGATATAGTCGATGATGTCACGATCATCCAGAGCACACCCACTGATTCGGACCTGATCTCACTGCTGCAGTTGATAGATGCGTGTGAAGATGCACCTACTATTACTGTTGTAATACCCTACATGGGCTATGCCAGACAGGATCGAATATTCAAATCCGGAGAGGCCATTAGTGCACGTGCCATTGCCCGCACCATCAAAGCGGACAGGGTCATCACCGTCAATATTCACGAAAAAAGCGTCCTTGAACATTTCAGTGCTGATTCTTTCGATCTTGATGCGTCCCACCTTCTGGGCAACTACATCAGGTCACTTAATCTGGAAAACCCCCTGATAGTTTCCCCTGATGCCGGTGCTATCGCACTTGCAGAAAGTGCGTCCGAAGATGTTGGCATCGAGTACGATTATCTTGAGAAGACAAGACTTTCCGGAGATACGGTCACCATCAAAACAAAGAATATCGATGTTACCGGCAGGGATGTCATACTGATAGATGATATGATCGCAACCGGCGGGACCATGGCAGAATCTATCAAACTACTACGCAGCCAGGGTGCAAAGGACGTGTACATCGCATGCGTACACCCGGTGCTCACCAAGAACGGTGTCCTGAGACTTTACAATGCAGGTGTACATGAGGTCATTGCAACCGACACGCTGGAAAAAGCACAAAGTCACATCAGTGTTGCACCTCTTATTGCAGATTTCCTGAAGAAACTATAA
- the moaC gene encoding cyclic pyranopterin monophosphate synthase MoaC: MQEFSHIKDDRAYMVDISNKDIVSRYATASGSISLTSPTIESIRSGTVEKGNVLATARTAAILAVKKVPEMIPMCHQIPITSVDVKFEVGDSEVTADVEVRSVGKTGVEMEALTGVSVALLTIWDMVKSAEKDDTGNYPSTAIKDIRVVKKVKEQLTNQ; encoded by the coding sequence ATGCAGGAATTTAGCCATATAAAAGATGACCGTGCATACATGGTCGACATTAGCAACAAGGACATTGTGAGCAGGTATGCAACGGCTTCCGGAAGTATCAGTCTTACGAGCCCGACCATCGAGAGTATCAGAAGTGGAACTGTTGAAAAGGGAAATGTCCTTGCAACTGCAAGGACTGCTGCCATATTAGCAGTAAAGAAAGTGCCTGAAATGATACCTATGTGCCATCAGATACCCATCACCTCAGTAGATGTGAAATTTGAGGTTGGAGATTCGGAAGTTACAGCTGATGTTGAAGTCAGATCAGTGGGAAAAACAGGAGTTGAAATGGAAGCCCTTACGGGAGTTTCCGTAGCCCTTCTTACTATATGGGATATGGTCAAATCCGCTGAAAAGGACGATACAGGAAATTATCCTTCTACTGCTATCAAAGACATACGTGTTGTAAAGAAGGTCAAGGAACAACTGACAAACCAATGA
- a CDS encoding NAD(P)H-hydrate dehydratase, with amino-acid sequence MRSITSSRMRAIDANCEYLGLKGLQLMENAGAAIAREVKESIGSGKVLFIAGRGNNGGDAFVAARHLASDPDVTVYVSLVGQSTRIRTDDARHNFNILKHCSIKGILEITDASQLKKSKWIDDSDIIVDALLGTGISGKLRETESILIDMINDSDKPVISVDVPSGFDPDGGDIDKAVIADITLTFHEMKTGLTTPLAREYTSEIKVVNIGVCTDAEKYVGSGDLKVLQRRRADSHKGNSGRILIIGGGPYSGAPALAAMAALRTGADIVTVAAPASVAGTIASYSPNIIVRSLSSDVLCEEDVGTIAELIVSHEVVVIGMGLGRAERTKAAISKIIPLCKKVVVDADGLYGIELPVPGDTTMIITPHAEEFRSLGGQGADNVQAFSRENGLTVLLKGKEDTISNGERVAINRTGNAGMTVGGTGDVLAGISGALFAISSPMEAACCAAFINGAAGDIALEEKGYSLLATDVIDRITDVMK; translated from the coding sequence ATGAGGTCGATAACATCTTCGCGAATGCGGGCAATCGATGCCAACTGTGAATATCTTGGACTCAAAGGACTGCAACTGATGGAAAATGCAGGAGCTGCCATTGCACGCGAAGTAAAGGAGAGTATCGGTAGCGGGAAGGTCCTCTTCATTGCAGGCAGGGGGAACAACGGAGGTGATGCGTTCGTTGCTGCGAGACATCTGGCATCAGATCCGGATGTAACGGTATATGTATCACTTGTAGGACAGTCGACCCGTATAAGGACAGATGATGCAAGACACAACTTCAATATCCTCAAACACTGCAGTATCAAAGGGATCCTTGAGATAACTGATGCATCACAGCTTAAGAAGAGCAAATGGATCGATGATTCCGATATTATCGTGGATGCACTACTTGGAACCGGGATCAGTGGAAAACTGAGAGAAACTGAATCCATTTTGATCGATATGATCAACGACTCAGATAAACCGGTAATCTCTGTCGATGTGCCATCAGGATTTGATCCCGACGGAGGAGATATTGACAAAGCGGTGATCGCAGATATTACCCTCACTTTTCATGAAATGAAGACAGGACTTACAACCCCCCTTGCCAGAGAATATACTTCCGAGATTAAAGTTGTCAACATCGGAGTGTGTACCGATGCAGAAAAATATGTAGGCTCAGGTGACCTAAAAGTCCTTCAAAGACGCCGTGCAGATAGCCATAAAGGCAATTCCGGCAGGATACTTATCATTGGCGGCGGGCCTTATTCAGGTGCCCCGGCACTTGCAGCCATGGCAGCGTTGCGAACAGGTGCTGACATTGTTACCGTCGCTGCACCTGCAAGTGTTGCAGGAACTATTGCATCATATTCTCCAAATATAATAGTAAGATCTCTTTCATCAGATGTCCTCTGTGAAGAGGATGTGGGAACGATCGCTGAACTGATAGTATCTCATGAGGTAGTTGTCATTGGAATGGGGCTTGGAAGAGCGGAACGAACAAAAGCAGCGATCTCAAAGATAATACCTCTCTGTAAGAAGGTGGTTGTGGATGCAGATGGCCTCTACGGCATCGAACTTCCTGTGCCCGGGGATACAACAATGATCATCACCCCGCATGCAGAGGAATTCAGATCACTCGGAGGGCAAGGGGCAGATAATGTACAGGCATTTTCCAGGGAAAACGGCCTGACCGTACTTCTTAAGGGTAAGGAAGACACCATCAGCAACGGAGAAAGGGTTGCCATCAATAGGACCGGAAATGCAGGAATGACGGTCGGTGGCACTGGCGATGTGCTCGCAGGCATTTCAGGAGCACTCTTTGCGATCAGTTCTCCAATGGAAGCAGCATGTTGTGCAGCTTTTATCAATGGCGCAGCAGGAGACATCGCACTTGAAGAGAAGGGGTATAGTCTGCTTGCTACTGATGTCATCGACAGGATCACAGATGTGATGAAATAA
- a CDS encoding DHH family phosphoesterase: protein MDAPVKKWLNPTYLILGSGSIGFAVAKELRELDKDLIIIDRDTQKVETLREEAYEAFAGDISDPDIFQHVNPKELSGILVLSSDNEANKKALENISRLELDDTYCVARASDVISMQEMDGLGADLVVMPSRLVARSVARSLGRAESLRRGNKLSQWFKGISGKDLAIVVHDNPDPDAIASALALQKIAESFDVRSSILYHGEIGHQENKAFVNLLGIDLNRMEEHDISEFDDIAMVDCAVPGANNILSSGTHLGIVLDHHPLGEIEIDADFVDIRPNVGASATILTKYLQELNLEIESELATALLYGIRTDTLDFRRNTDSADLSAAAFLYPLADHEILDQLERPSMSLETLDILGEAIMNRQVIGSYLLTNVGVVRDRDTLPQASDYLLNLEGVSTSIVFGVSEDRIFLSGRSNDIRVNLGEVLRKAFGEEAAGGHSNAAGAQIPLGVFSDIKDRQTLLRLVNEAVVKKFLNAIGVDETVE from the coding sequence ATGGATGCCCCGGTCAAGAAATGGTTGAATCCAACATATCTGATACTTGGAAGTGGAAGTATCGGATTTGCTGTTGCAAAGGAGCTTCGTGAGCTCGATAAAGACCTTATTATCATTGACAGGGATACACAAAAGGTAGAAACACTGCGTGAAGAGGCATATGAGGCCTTCGCAGGTGATATTTCAGATCCGGATATCTTCCAGCATGTAAATCCAAAGGAACTTTCCGGGATACTTGTTCTGAGTTCTGATAATGAGGCCAACAAAAAGGCACTTGAGAATATATCCCGTCTGGAACTGGACGATACTTACTGTGTTGCAAGGGCATCTGATGTCATAAGTATGCAGGAGATGGACGGACTCGGTGCAGATCTTGTTGTGATGCCTTCAAGGCTTGTTGCAAGATCGGTTGCAAGATCACTGGGTCGTGCAGAATCCCTGCGCCGTGGAAACAAATTATCCCAGTGGTTCAAAGGAATTTCCGGTAAAGACCTTGCTATTGTAGTTCATGATAATCCTGACCCGGATGCAATTGCAAGTGCGCTTGCGCTGCAAAAGATCGCGGAGTCGTTTGATGTGAGGTCATCGATCCTGTACCATGGTGAGATCGGTCATCAGGAGAACAAAGCATTCGTAAACCTCCTGGGTATTGATCTTAACAGGATGGAAGAGCACGATATCTCTGAATTCGATGACATTGCAATGGTTGATTGCGCTGTGCCTGGTGCTAATAACATACTCTCTTCGGGTACACATCTTGGAATCGTCCTTGATCACCATCCTCTGGGAGAAATAGAGATTGATGCTGATTTTGTAGATATACGCCCGAACGTGGGAGCATCCGCTACAATACTTACCAAGTACCTTCAGGAGCTTAATCTCGAAATTGAAAGCGAGCTCGCAACGGCGCTGCTTTATGGTATCAGGACCGATACACTGGACTTCAGGAGGAACACGGACTCCGCAGACCTCTCTGCAGCAGCATTCCTCTATCCTCTGGCTGACCATGAGATACTGGACCAGCTTGAAAGGCCATCCATGTCCCTTGAAACACTTGATATCCTTGGTGAAGCCATTATGAACCGGCAGGTGATAGGCAGTTATCTTCTGACCAATGTCGGTGTCGTCCGTGACCGTGATACACTTCCGCAAGCATCTGATTATCTGCTTAATCTAGAAGGTGTTTCAACATCAATTGTTTTCGGGGTTTCCGAAGACAGGATATTCCTTTCAGGCAGAAGCAATGACATCAGGGTCAACCTTGGCGAAGTGCTCAGAAAGGCATTCGGAGAGGAAGCTGCTGGCGGTCATTCAAATGCTGCCGGGGCCCAGATCCCGCTTGGAGTGTTCAGTGATATAAAGGATCGTCAAACACTTCTGAGGCTTGTCAACGAAGCCGTTGTTAAGAAGTTCCTTAATGCAATAGGTGTTGACGAGACTGTAGAATAA
- a CDS encoding YkgJ family cysteine cluster protein yields the protein MIKGLQEELEAAGSILIEDIALRIREIGFSCRMCGSCCKRSGGDNRVFLTSADKEMLKSCSVCPEDAAIPMLPDGMDMYSSSSVREHLHEFEIDSKGRLNTFGWMLKRKGCGDCFFVGDEADHEAKAGGVGESNRCSIYANRSMLCRTYPFYIDNGELNTSECEGLGDDISHEDSVVLARDLIDRYITEINDTIHLYENFEGIQNSSDSLDIFNNNLANGDLVFVIHDSNGSSVFSLNLYK from the coding sequence TTGATCAAAGGCCTTCAGGAAGAACTTGAAGCTGCCGGCTCTATTTTAATTGAAGATATTGCATTACGGATACGTGAGATCGGTTTCTCATGCCGGATGTGTGGAAGCTGTTGCAAAAGATCCGGTGGGGACAACCGTGTTTTTCTTACATCTGCGGACAAGGAAATGCTTAAAAGTTGTTCGGTATGTCCGGAAGATGCTGCAATTCCAATGCTTCCGGATGGGATGGATATGTATTCTTCCTCTTCTGTTCGTGAACATCTTCATGAGTTCGAGATCGACTCGAAAGGACGGCTGAACACTTTTGGCTGGATGCTTAAAAGGAAGGGGTGTGGAGATTGCTTCTTTGTTGGGGATGAAGCGGATCATGAGGCTAAAGCGGGGGGAGTTGGCGAATCGAACCGTTGCAGTATCTATGCTAACAGGTCGATGCTTTGCAGAACATATCCTTTCTATATTGACAACGGAGAGTTGAATACTTCTGAGTGTGAGGGTTTGGGAGATGACATATCTCATGAGGATTCCGTTGTTCTTGCGAGGGATCTGATTGACAGGTATATCACAGAAATAAATGATACTATCCACCTTTATGAGAACTTTGAGGGGATCCAAAACTCTTCTGATTCACTCGATATTTTCAATAATAACCTTGCTAATGGGGATCTTGTATTTGTTATTCACGATAGTAATGGGAGTTCCGTCTTTTCACTTAATTTATATAAGTAA
- a CDS encoding 3-isopropylmalate dehydratase large subunit: MANSNDHPMTISEKIFSKASGKTVKAGEFVLANIDRAMTHDITGPLAVDGFYDIMRDKDEKKVWDPSKIVIVFDHQVPADSLHASANHIMLRKFAKEQGILNYDVYEGVCHQVMPEMGHVRPGDLIVGSDSHTCAYGSLGAFSTGVGSTDMAAVFASGKLWFKVPDTIRFEVNGKLPKHVYSKDLILHLIGDVGAEGARYMAAEYAGSTIEGLSISERMTVSNMAIEMGGKAGIIEPDKVTEAYLQERIPDYKLDPYWKSDEEAEYAEFHDYDVSDLEPQVACPHNVDNVKPVTEVEGTKLDQIFVGSCTNGRFEDIKIVAEMMGDEPVAKGVRLLIIPASRTEYMKVLRAGYVEQFMEAGAMVESPCCGPCMGGSFGLLGDGEVGLATSNRNFKGREGSPESFVYLSSPATAAASALTGEITDPRKI, encoded by the coding sequence ATGGCCAATAGTAATGATCATCCAATGACGATCTCAGAGAAGATCTTTTCCAAAGCTTCAGGAAAAACGGTAAAAGCAGGAGAGTTTGTACTTGCGAACATTGATCGTGCAATGACCCACGACATCACAGGACCGCTTGCAGTAGATGGTTTCTACGATATCATGCGTGACAAGGACGAAAAAAAGGTGTGGGACCCAAGCAAGATAGTGATCGTTTTTGACCATCAGGTCCCTGCAGATTCCCTCCATGCATCTGCAAACCATATTATGCTCAGGAAATTTGCAAAGGAGCAGGGCATACTGAACTATGACGTTTATGAAGGTGTCTGTCATCAGGTTATGCCTGAGATGGGACATGTAAGACCCGGTGATCTTATCGTGGGTTCAGATTCACACACATGTGCATATGGTTCCCTTGGTGCTTTCTCTACCGGTGTCGGATCGACCGATATGGCTGCAGTTTTCGCATCCGGAAAGCTCTGGTTCAAGGTTCCTGACACGATCAGGTTCGAGGTCAATGGCAAGTTGCCAAAACACGTCTATTCCAAGGATCTCATCCTGCACCTGATCGGTGATGTCGGTGCAGAGGGTGCCAGGTACATGGCAGCTGAATATGCTGGTTCCACCATCGAAGGTCTTTCCATTTCAGAACGTATGACAGTTTCCAACATGGCTATTGAAATGGGCGGGAAAGCAGGTATAATTGAGCCTGACAAGGTAACAGAGGCATACCTTCAGGAACGTATCCCTGATTACAAACTGGACCCATACTGGAAATCCGATGAGGAAGCGGAATACGCAGAGTTCCACGATTATGATGTATCTGATCTTGAACCACAGGTCGCATGTCCTCATAATGTTGACAATGTAAAGCCGGTAACTGAAGTTGAAGGTACCAAGCTTGACCAGATCTTTGTTGGTTCCTGTACCAATGGTCGCTTTGAGGATATCAAGATCGTAGCTGAGATGATGGGCGATGAACCAGTTGCAAAAGGCGTACGTCTGCTCATTATCCCTGCATCAAGGACAGAATACATGAAGGTGCTGCGTGCAGGATACGTAGAGCAGTTCATGGAAGCTGGTGCAATGGTCGAGTCTCCATGCTGTGGACCATGTATGGGTGGGTCCTTTGGTCTGCTCGGTGATGGTGAGGTAGGTCTGGCTACTTCCAACCGTAACTTCAAGGGTAGGGAAGGCAGTCCGGAATCATTCGTATATCTCAGTTCACCTGCAACCGCTGCAGCATCTGCACTTACAGGTGAGATCACTGATCCAAGAAAGATCTGA
- a CDS encoding cyclic nucleotide-binding/CBS domain-containing protein, with protein sequence MIAENIQVKDVMTRGVVTVPMDSNAVEIARTMADNNVSAIVAIEENGETFGVISDVDILRKMKDKNWEISSVEDIMSDLVETINPSSTVRDAADLMVNKKVHRLIVMSEETVGASYRPVGILSARDIIKQLFQK encoded by the coding sequence TTGATAGCAGAAAACATACAGGTCAAAGACGTTATGACAAGGGGAGTAGTAACAGTACCAATGGACTCAAATGCTGTTGAAATAGCCAGAACAATGGCAGATAATAATGTCTCCGCTATAGTAGCTATAGAAGAAAACGGTGAGACCTTTGGTGTCATATCTGATGTGGATATCCTACGCAAGATGAAGGACAAGAATTGGGAGATCTCTTCCGTTGAAGACATTATGTCCGATTTAGTAGAAACGATCAATCCATCCTCTACCGTTCGTGATGCTGCAGACCTGATGGTGAACAAAAAAGTACACCGCTTGATCGTCATGTCTGAAGAAACCGTAGGTGCTTCCTACCGACCGGTAGGAATACTCAGTGCAAGAGACATAATAAAACAGCTGTTCCAGAAATAA
- the hisE gene encoding phosphoribosyl-ATP diphosphatase — protein MTDADMSVLNEVFDVIMDRKNNPVEGSYVCSLLEHRKGINKILEKVGEETAETILAVKDNDKKEIIYETSDLLFHLLVMLAATGVSLEDISEEMKKRRH, from the coding sequence ATGACTGATGCAGATATGTCTGTTCTGAACGAAGTATTTGATGTGATAATGGATCGCAAGAACAATCCTGTGGAGGGATCATATGTTTGTTCTCTTCTTGAACACAGGAAAGGTATCAATAAGATCCTTGAAAAAGTAGGTGAAGAGACCGCAGAAACTATTCTTGCTGTAAAGGACAATGACAAAAAAGAGATCATCTACGAGACTTCTGACCTTTTGTTCCATCTTCTTGTCATGCTGGCGGCAACAGGTGTAAGTCTTGAAGACATCTCAGAAGAAATGAAAAAAAGAAGGCATTAA
- a CDS encoding CBS domain-containing protein, which produces MELTPIQKEIIIELINLQRQKDSAVKGEEIAELIDRNPGTVRNQMQSLKMLGLVEGVPGPKGGYRATGAAYEALNVTSMDKEAEVPLYRNEDIVKGATVAEISFTTVRHPEMCSGRLKVLGNIKEFTGGDLVQVGPTPVNRLIVRGEVVGRDDTENLLLFKITEMVSLPKKSVKHYIKKDTISVDANATIQEAARVFIKNKIHGAPVEEHGRIVGIATFMDIGETLASGKINLKVKDIMTKNIITIDGELSLSDAVKMFDDHNIGRLIVTVEGVPKGMISKTDVLHELVVY; this is translated from the coding sequence ATGGAACTTACACCTATTCAAAAAGAGATAATTATCGAATTGATCAACCTTCAACGTCAGAAGGATTCAGCAGTAAAGGGCGAAGAGATCGCTGAGCTTATAGACAGGAACCCAGGCACCGTAAGGAACCAGATGCAATCGCTCAAAATGCTGGGACTAGTCGAAGGAGTACCCGGCCCAAAAGGTGGTTATCGTGCCACAGGTGCAGCATATGAAGCACTGAATGTTACAAGCATGGACAAAGAAGCCGAAGTTCCACTATACAGAAATGAGGATATTGTAAAAGGAGCGACTGTTGCAGAGATCAGTTTTACAACGGTAAGACACCCTGAAATGTGCAGCGGCAGACTAAAAGTGCTTGGAAATATCAAGGAATTCACCGGAGGAGACCTTGTTCAGGTAGGACCCACACCGGTAAACCGCCTGATAGTAAGAGGTGAGGTAGTTGGGCGAGATGATACAGAAAATCTGTTACTGTTCAAGATCACCGAAATGGTATCCCTGCCAAAGAAATCTGTTAAACATTATATAAAGAAAGATACTATTTCTGTCGATGCAAATGCAACCATTCAGGAAGCTGCACGTGTATTTATCAAAAACAAGATACATGGTGCTCCGGTAGAAGAGCACGGAAGGATCGTAGGCATAGCAACTTTCATGGATATCGGGGAAACTCTTGCAAGTGGCAAGATCAACCTCAAAGTAAAAGATATCATGACAAAGAACATCATCACGATCGACGGTGAATTATCCCTTAGTGATGCTGTGAAAATGTTCGATGATCACAACATCGGCAGACTAATTGTCACAGTTGAGGGAGTTCCAAAAGGAATGATCTCAAAAACAGACGTATTGCATGAACTGGTCGTATACTGA
- a CDS encoding NOG1 family protein, with translation MIFEKIHTVPTSDELLDKAFRRATRAKAGKTVRDKDSAMRAHESMIMTSGNILSDNLSNIVRRFPNFDDLPDFYYELADIVVGVDDLRLALGSVDWASNKLHEISREYVGKIRSSKDPVSTRKEAFGRMASIISTVSKHLIFLNEARNLLRKLPDVRDEPTIVVAGYPNVGKSSFVSMVTGASPEVASYPFTTKGVLIGHFMRGLERYQVIDTPGLLDRPMADRNDVERQAVTAIKYLDAVVLFILDASETCGYEIEDQKRLLDEVVQNFELPVYVVANKSDHDRFEMPDFVDVKMSTATGENIDSIVDRLVEMIDENKKENEDDQSLFD, from the coding sequence ATGATATTTGAGAAGATCCATACTGTCCCTACTTCTGATGAACTTTTAGATAAGGCATTTCGAAGAGCTACGCGTGCAAAAGCAGGCAAGACCGTAAGGGACAAGGATAGTGCCATGAGGGCGCATGAATCAATGATCATGACCTCCGGCAATATTCTTTCTGATAACCTGTCTAACATAGTCAGGCGTTTCCCGAATTTTGATGATCTCCCTGATTTTTACTATGAGCTCGCTGACATAGTGGTCGGTGTTGATGATCTGCGTTTAGCTCTTGGGTCGGTTGACTGGGCAAGTAACAAGCTTCATGAGATCTCCAGGGAGTATGTTGGTAAGATTCGTAGTAGCAAGGATCCGGTTTCAACACGCAAAGAGGCGTTTGGGCGTATGGCATCTATAATATCAACTGTCAGTAAACATCTTATTTTCCTGAATGAAGCCCGCAATTTGCTAAGAAAGCTTCCTGATGTGCGTGATGAGCCTACCATTGTTGTGGCTGGCTATCCGAACGTGGGAAAATCCAGCTTTGTTTCAATGGTTACCGGTGCAAGTCCGGAAGTTGCATCCTATCCTTTCACTACCAAAGGTGTTCTGATAGGTCATTTCATGCGAGGTCTTGAACGTTATCAGGTGATCGATACTCCTGGTCTTCTGGACAGGCCGATGGCTGATCGAAATGATGTTGAAAGGCAGGCAGTAACTGCTATAAAATATCTGGATGCTGTTGTGCTCTTTATCCTTGATGCAAGTGAGACCTGTGGCTATGAGATCGAAGACCAGAAGCGTTTGCTTGATGAAGTTGTCCAGAACTTCGAACTGCCGGTCTATGTGGTGGCAAACAAATCTGATCATGACAGGTTCGAGATGCCGGATTTCGTAGATGTGAAGATGTCTACTGCTACCGGTGAGAATATTGATTCCATTGTAGACAGGCTTGTCGAAATGATTGACGAGAACAAAAAAGAAAATGAAGATGATCAGTCTCTCTTTGACTGA